Proteins co-encoded in one Bremerella sp. TYQ1 genomic window:
- the ubiE gene encoding bifunctional demethylmenaquinone methyltransferase/2-methoxy-6-polyprenyl-1,4-benzoquinol methylase UbiE, whose translation MAIDKSGTRVRQMFSEIAGNYDRMNHLLSMNVDKYWRWRTVKIVPPTGDSPILDVCTGTGDLALAYYKAANGKVNVEATDFCPEMLEVGEVKKQKLGINGQVRFQEADTQQLPFDDNTFQIVSVAFGLRNVADTDLGLKEMARVCQPGGKVAVLEFSQPRWQPFRGVYQFYFKNILPRVGQALAKNKQDAYKYLPDSVGEFPHGEALAERMRGAGLKDVFYKPFTFGVATLYVGTK comes from the coding sequence ATGGCGATCGATAAATCGGGTACCCGGGTCCGGCAGATGTTCTCCGAGATTGCGGGCAACTACGACCGCATGAACCATCTGCTGTCGATGAATGTCGACAAATACTGGCGCTGGCGAACCGTAAAAATCGTCCCCCCAACCGGCGACAGCCCCATTCTGGATGTCTGCACGGGGACCGGCGACTTGGCGCTGGCCTATTACAAAGCGGCCAACGGCAAAGTGAACGTCGAAGCGACCGACTTCTGCCCTGAAATGCTGGAAGTGGGCGAAGTCAAAAAGCAAAAGCTCGGCATCAACGGTCAGGTTCGTTTTCAGGAAGCTGATACGCAGCAGCTTCCCTTCGACGACAACACGTTTCAAATCGTCTCGGTAGCATTCGGCCTGCGTAACGTCGCCGACACCGACCTCGGGCTGAAAGAGATGGCCCGCGTTTGTCAGCCAGGCGGGAAAGTGGCTGTCCTGGAATTCTCTCAGCCACGCTGGCAACCATTTCGTGGCGTGTATCAGTTCTACTTCAAGAACATCCTGCCCCGCGTCGGCCAGGCATTGGCGAAGAACAAACAAGATGCCTACAAGTATCTGCCCGATAGCGTCGGCGAGTTCCCGCATGGGGAAGCGCTTGCTGAAAGGATGCGTGGGGCTGGTTTGAAAGATGTCTTCTACAAGCCGTTTACCTTCGGCGTGGCAACGTTGTACGTGGGGACCAAATGA
- a CDS encoding UbiX family flavin prenyltransferase, which yields MSRPVVVGITGASGAVYAKRLLNVLHHSGHHVQLSISPSGKIVLQQEMGIRLELDNFDPETLVPLSIDPSDKRLAKTIELNEPSKPGDLEYFHFGNFMSAMASGSARSAGMVVCPCSGGTLAGIVHGSSSNLIQRAAEVHLKERRKLILVPRETPLSLGYIENMKKATEAGAVVMPAMPGWYHGVKSLDDLIDFMVARILDQLEIPHALMQRWGEDA from the coding sequence ATGAGCCGGCCTGTCGTTGTGGGAATCACCGGAGCCAGCGGAGCCGTTTATGCGAAACGGCTGCTCAACGTGCTGCACCACAGCGGTCATCATGTGCAGCTCTCGATCAGTCCTTCCGGAAAGATCGTTCTGCAGCAGGAAATGGGCATTCGGTTGGAACTCGATAACTTCGATCCTGAAACGCTCGTCCCTCTTTCCATCGACCCCAGCGACAAACGGCTCGCGAAAACCATTGAGCTGAACGAGCCCTCCAAGCCTGGCGACTTGGAATATTTCCACTTCGGCAACTTCATGTCGGCCATGGCCAGCGGTTCGGCACGTTCGGCGGGGATGGTCGTCTGCCCTTGTTCCGGAGGCACGCTTGCAGGCATTGTCCACGGAAGCAGCTCGAATCTCATTCAGCGTGCTGCCGAAGTTCACCTGAAGGAACGCCGCAAGCTGATCCTTGTCCCTCGCGAGACACCTCTCTCGCTTGGTTATATTGAAAACATGAAGAAAGCCACCGAAGCGGGTGCCGTGGTGATGCCAGCAATGCCAGGCTGGTATCACGGCGTGAAGTCGCTTGACGACCTGATCGACTTTATGGTGGCTCGCATTCTCGACCAACTCGAAATTCCACACGCATTGATGCAACGCTGGGGAGAAGATGCCT